One genomic segment of Dioscorea cayenensis subsp. rotundata cultivar TDr96_F1 unplaced genomic scaffold, TDr96_F1_v2_PseudoChromosome.rev07_lg8_w22 25.fasta BLBR01002049.1, whole genome shotgun sequence includes these proteins:
- the LOC120257369 gene encoding protein transport protein Sec24-like CEF isoform X2 codes for MASSQSFPSGVPRPRPTSFPPNPNPIPPPPPFASASLPDAMQNLQIAGPRGPPPSPSARPGPPPQTIPGRPAVPPQPSLASRPLPPPPPPPLPSPLTTTNGPPEFGPGAPRLPLGPPATPPVPQGAPPFSASLSAGLPMGVPYGAPPTSLHPRGGPPPSSQPFGGLPASSQPYGVPPTGPQLYGSTPSQQFAGLPQPFTAPPATSPPFGPPMWLTQPAGAPLTSGPMQTPPGMLGVPPHTTSQQLPPALPVMNLMPLAGAQVSTPSKIDPNQIPRPMPSSSVVFFETYLGNQVTIPPPATNECIVRDTGNCSPRLMRCTMNQIPCTGDLLSTSSMPLALMIQPLALPHPEEEPIQVVDFGESGPLRCSRCKAYINPFMRFIDQGRQFICNLCGFTNETPRDYYCNLGPDGRRRDVDERAELCRGTVEFVATKEYMVRDPMPAVFFFLIDVSMNAIQTGATAATCSAINQAIVDLPEGPRTMVGVATFDSTIHFYNLKHSSQQPLMLIVPDIQDVYTPLHTDLIVALSECRQHLELLLNSIPSMFEKNAVAESAFGAAIKAACLAMKPTGGKLLVFQSVLPSAGVGSLSSREAEGRTNVSSGDKDVHKLLQPADKTFKTMAIEFAEFQVCVDIFLTTQSFVDIASISVVPRTTGGQVYYYYPFSALSDSGKLYNDLRWNISRPQGFEAVMRVRCSEGLQIQEYSGNFCKRLPTDVDLPGIDSDKTIMVTFKQDDKFQEGAECAFQCALLYTTVYGQRRIRVLNLSFPCTNVLSNLFRSADLDAQFAYLLKQAASGIPTSPLPQVQEQITNTCVNSLHSYRKFCATVSPSGQLILPETLKLLPLYTLDGWRKLLLSCGDFIIFCFHLSSID; via the exons ATGGCGTCCTCCCAGAGCTTCCCCTCCGGGGTCCCTCGCCCCCGCCCCACCTCCTTCccccctaaccctaaccctattccCCCTCCTCCCCCCTTCGCCTCTGCTTCCCTCCCCGATGCCATGCAAAACCTCCAGATAGCCGGCCCCCGTGGCCCTCCTCCCTCCCCATCAGCCCGTCCTGGTCCTCCTCCTCAAACCATCCCCGGTCGCCCGGCAGTGCCGCCCCAGCCCTCCTTAGCCTCCCGCCCgctgccgccgccgccgccgccgccgctgcCTTCCCCCCTGACCACCACCAACGGCCCTCCGGAATTCGGCCCTGGTGCTCCGCGGCTCCCCTTGGGACCTCCTGCCACACCACCGGTTCCCCAGGGCGCGCCGCCGTTCTCTGCTAGCCTGTCTGCCGGGCTGCCGATGGGAGTTCCTTATGGGGCTCCGCCAACATCGTTGCACCCGCGTGGGGGACCTCCTCCATCTTCTCAGCCGTTTGGGGGGCTTCCGGCATCTTCACAGCCTTATGGTGTTCCACCCACTGGCCCCCAACTTTACGGGTCAACACCTTCGCAGCAGTTTGCTGGCCTGCCACAGCCCTTCACTGCTCCTCCGGCAACCAGCCCTCCTTTTGGGCCCCCGATGTGGCTGACTCAACCGGCG GGTGCCCCTCTGACATCTGGTCCTATGCAAACACCACCGGGAATGTTAGGCGTGCCTCCGCACACAACAAGCCAGCAGTTACCACCGGCCCTTCCAGTGATGAACCTCATGCCTCTAGCTGGTGCACAGGTCTCTACACCATCAAAGATAGATCCTAATCAAATCCCACGCCCTATGCCTAGCTCCTCGGTGGTGTTCTTCGAGACCTATCTTGGCAATCAAGTAACCATTCCCCCG CCTGCAACAAATGAGTGTATTGTCCGAGACACTGGCAATTGCAGCCCTCGTCTTATGAGATGCACCATGAATCAG ATCCCATGCACGGGAGATCTTTTGTCAACATCAAGCATGCCCTTAGCTTTGATGATTCAACCCTTAGCATTGCCACATCCAGAAGAGGAGCCTATCCAA GTTGTGGATTTTGGGGAAAGTGGACCTCTAAGATGTTCTCGTTGCAAAGCTTACATCAATCCTTTCATGAGATTTATTGACCAAGGAAGGCAGTTTATTTGCAACTTATGTG GATTCACGAATGAGACTCCTCGGGATTATTACTGTAATCTAGGCCCGGATGGTAGACGCCGTGATGTCGATGAAAGAGCTGAACTGTGCCGGGGAACAGTTGAATTTGTTGCTACTAAAGAATACATG GTTCGTGATCCAATGCCTGCtgtatttttctttctcattgaTGTCTCAATGAATGCCATTCAGACTGGGGCAACAGCAGCTACTTGCAGTGCGATTAACCAAGCTATTGTTGATCTTCCA GAAGGCCCTCGAACAATGGTGGGTGTTGCAACTTTTGATTCTACAATTCATTTCTACAATCTCAAACATTCTTCACAACAG CCTCTCATGCTTATTGTTCCTGACATACAAGATGTTTATACCCCCCTCCATACAGATCTAATTGTTGCACTTTCTGAG TGCCGCCAGCATCTGGAACTGCTTCTAAACAGTATTCCTTCcatgtttgaaaaaaatgctGTTGCTGAGTCTGCATTTGGTGCTGCAATCAAA gCTGCTTGTTTAGCAATGAAGCCTACTGGTGGAAAGCTTCTGGTGTTTCAATCAG TTTTGCCATCAGCTGGAGTTGGGTCTCTCTCTTCACGAGAAGCTGAAGGAAGAACAAATGTTTCTTCTGGGGATAAG GACGTACATAAACTTCTCCAGCCTGCAGACAAGACTTTTAAAACAATGGCCATTGAGTTTGCCGAATTTCAA GTTTGTGTGGATATATTCCTTACAACCCAGTCTTTTGTAGACATTGCTTCTATATCTGTTGTTCCACGAACTACCGGAGGGCAG GTATATTATTACTATCCATTTTCTGCTCTTTCTGATTCTGGCAAGCTATACAATGACCTTAGGTGGAACATCAGTAGGCCCCAAGGCTTTGAGGCTGTGATGCGTGTAAGATGCAGTGAG GGTCTTCAAATACAAGAATACTCTGGAAATTTTTGTAAGCGCCTTCCAACTGATGTTGATCTTCCTGGG ATCGATTCTGACAAGACCATTATGGTGACTTTCAAACAGGATGATAAATTTCAGGAAGGTGCAGAATGTGCATTTCAG TGTGCTCTTCTGTACACTACAGTGTATGGGCAAAGAAGAATTCGAGTTCTGAATCTGTCATTTCCGTGCACAAATGTGCTCAGCAACCTTTTTCGTTCTGCTGATTTGGATGCTCAATTTGCTTACTTGTTGAAACAAG CTGCCAGTGGCATCCCTACTAGTCCCCTTCCTCAAGTCCAAGAGCAAATTACAAATACTTGCGTTAACAGTCTGCATTCTTATCGTAAATTTTGTGCTACTGTGTCACCTTCTGGGCAGCTAATTCTTCCTGAAACTCTCAAGCTCTTGCCTCTTTATACACTTG ATGGCTGGAGAAAGCTGCTTCTATCCTGTGgggattttatcattttttgttttcatctttccAGCATTGACTAA
- the LOC120257369 gene encoding protein transport protein Sec24-like At4g32640 isoform X1 has product MASSQSFPSGVPRPRPTSFPPNPNPIPPPPPFASASLPDAMQNLQIAGPRGPPPSPSARPGPPPQTIPGRPAVPPQPSLASRPLPPPPPPPLPSPLTTTNGPPEFGPGAPRLPLGPPATPPVPQGAPPFSASLSAGLPMGVPYGAPPTSLHPRGGPPPSSQPFGGLPASSQPYGVPPTGPQLYGSTPSQQFAGLPQPFTAPPATSPPFGPPMWLTQPAGAPLTSGPMQTPPGMLGVPPHTTSQQLPPALPVMNLMPLAGAQVSTPSKIDPNQIPRPMPSSSVVFFETYLGNQVTIPPPATNECIVRDTGNCSPRLMRCTMNQIPCTGDLLSTSSMPLALMIQPLALPHPEEEPIQVVDFGESGPLRCSRCKAYINPFMRFIDQGRQFICNLCGFTNETPRDYYCNLGPDGRRRDVDERAELCRGTVEFVATKEYMVRDPMPAVFFFLIDVSMNAIQTGATAATCSAINQAIVDLPEGPRTMVGVATFDSTIHFYNLKHSSQQPLMLIVPDIQDVYTPLHTDLIVALSECRQHLELLLNSIPSMFEKNAVAESAFGAAIKAACLAMKPTGGKLLVFQSVLPSAGVGSLSSREAEGRTNVSSGDKDVHKLLQPADKTFKTMAIEFAEFQVCVDIFLTTQSFVDIASISVVPRTTGGQVYYYYPFSALSDSGKLYNDLRWNISRPQGFEAVMRVRCSEGLQIQEYSGNFCKRLPTDVDLPGIDSDKTIMVTFKQDDKFQEGAECAFQCALLYTTVYGQRRIRVLNLSFPCTNVLSNLFRSADLDAQFAYLLKQAASGIPTSPLPQVQEQITNTCVNSLHSYRKFCATVSPSGQLILPETLKLLPLYTLALTKSIGLRHDGRLDDRSYWACHVASLPISLVVPLVYPRMIAIHDLTLKDEDEDEDENKSLVSCVIPLSSEHVTDDGIYLLENGEDALLYVGNTVNPDILQQLFGVSTADVIPTQLILQQYDNNPSRRLNNLVNAIRRQRCSYLRLRLCRKGDPTGMLFFSYMVEDKAASPGSRSYIEFLVHVHHQIQNKMT; this is encoded by the exons ATGGCGTCCTCCCAGAGCTTCCCCTCCGGGGTCCCTCGCCCCCGCCCCACCTCCTTCccccctaaccctaaccctattccCCCTCCTCCCCCCTTCGCCTCTGCTTCCCTCCCCGATGCCATGCAAAACCTCCAGATAGCCGGCCCCCGTGGCCCTCCTCCCTCCCCATCAGCCCGTCCTGGTCCTCCTCCTCAAACCATCCCCGGTCGCCCGGCAGTGCCGCCCCAGCCCTCCTTAGCCTCCCGCCCgctgccgccgccgccgccgccgccgctgcCTTCCCCCCTGACCACCACCAACGGCCCTCCGGAATTCGGCCCTGGTGCTCCGCGGCTCCCCTTGGGACCTCCTGCCACACCACCGGTTCCCCAGGGCGCGCCGCCGTTCTCTGCTAGCCTGTCTGCCGGGCTGCCGATGGGAGTTCCTTATGGGGCTCCGCCAACATCGTTGCACCCGCGTGGGGGACCTCCTCCATCTTCTCAGCCGTTTGGGGGGCTTCCGGCATCTTCACAGCCTTATGGTGTTCCACCCACTGGCCCCCAACTTTACGGGTCAACACCTTCGCAGCAGTTTGCTGGCCTGCCACAGCCCTTCACTGCTCCTCCGGCAACCAGCCCTCCTTTTGGGCCCCCGATGTGGCTGACTCAACCGGCG GGTGCCCCTCTGACATCTGGTCCTATGCAAACACCACCGGGAATGTTAGGCGTGCCTCCGCACACAACAAGCCAGCAGTTACCACCGGCCCTTCCAGTGATGAACCTCATGCCTCTAGCTGGTGCACAGGTCTCTACACCATCAAAGATAGATCCTAATCAAATCCCACGCCCTATGCCTAGCTCCTCGGTGGTGTTCTTCGAGACCTATCTTGGCAATCAAGTAACCATTCCCCCG CCTGCAACAAATGAGTGTATTGTCCGAGACACTGGCAATTGCAGCCCTCGTCTTATGAGATGCACCATGAATCAG ATCCCATGCACGGGAGATCTTTTGTCAACATCAAGCATGCCCTTAGCTTTGATGATTCAACCCTTAGCATTGCCACATCCAGAAGAGGAGCCTATCCAA GTTGTGGATTTTGGGGAAAGTGGACCTCTAAGATGTTCTCGTTGCAAAGCTTACATCAATCCTTTCATGAGATTTATTGACCAAGGAAGGCAGTTTATTTGCAACTTATGTG GATTCACGAATGAGACTCCTCGGGATTATTACTGTAATCTAGGCCCGGATGGTAGACGCCGTGATGTCGATGAAAGAGCTGAACTGTGCCGGGGAACAGTTGAATTTGTTGCTACTAAAGAATACATG GTTCGTGATCCAATGCCTGCtgtatttttctttctcattgaTGTCTCAATGAATGCCATTCAGACTGGGGCAACAGCAGCTACTTGCAGTGCGATTAACCAAGCTATTGTTGATCTTCCA GAAGGCCCTCGAACAATGGTGGGTGTTGCAACTTTTGATTCTACAATTCATTTCTACAATCTCAAACATTCTTCACAACAG CCTCTCATGCTTATTGTTCCTGACATACAAGATGTTTATACCCCCCTCCATACAGATCTAATTGTTGCACTTTCTGAG TGCCGCCAGCATCTGGAACTGCTTCTAAACAGTATTCCTTCcatgtttgaaaaaaatgctGTTGCTGAGTCTGCATTTGGTGCTGCAATCAAA gCTGCTTGTTTAGCAATGAAGCCTACTGGTGGAAAGCTTCTGGTGTTTCAATCAG TTTTGCCATCAGCTGGAGTTGGGTCTCTCTCTTCACGAGAAGCTGAAGGAAGAACAAATGTTTCTTCTGGGGATAAG GACGTACATAAACTTCTCCAGCCTGCAGACAAGACTTTTAAAACAATGGCCATTGAGTTTGCCGAATTTCAA GTTTGTGTGGATATATTCCTTACAACCCAGTCTTTTGTAGACATTGCTTCTATATCTGTTGTTCCACGAACTACCGGAGGGCAG GTATATTATTACTATCCATTTTCTGCTCTTTCTGATTCTGGCAAGCTATACAATGACCTTAGGTGGAACATCAGTAGGCCCCAAGGCTTTGAGGCTGTGATGCGTGTAAGATGCAGTGAG GGTCTTCAAATACAAGAATACTCTGGAAATTTTTGTAAGCGCCTTCCAACTGATGTTGATCTTCCTGGG ATCGATTCTGACAAGACCATTATGGTGACTTTCAAACAGGATGATAAATTTCAGGAAGGTGCAGAATGTGCATTTCAG TGTGCTCTTCTGTACACTACAGTGTATGGGCAAAGAAGAATTCGAGTTCTGAATCTGTCATTTCCGTGCACAAATGTGCTCAGCAACCTTTTTCGTTCTGCTGATTTGGATGCTCAATTTGCTTACTTGTTGAAACAAG CTGCCAGTGGCATCCCTACTAGTCCCCTTCCTCAAGTCCAAGAGCAAATTACAAATACTTGCGTTAACAGTCTGCATTCTTATCGTAAATTTTGTGCTACTGTGTCACCTTCTGGGCAGCTAATTCTTCCTGAAACTCTCAAGCTCTTGCCTCTTTATACACTTG CATTGACTAAAAGCATTGGTTTACGCCATGATGGCCGATTGGATGATCGATCTTATTGGGCCTGTCATGTGGCATCACTTCCCATTTCATTGGTTGTTCCTTTGGTGTATCCTAGAATGATAGCTATACATGATCTCACATTGAAG gatgaagatgaagatgaagatgagaatAAGTCTCTTGTCTCCTGTGTCATTCCTCTTTCTAGTGAACATGTAACTGATGATGGAATTTATCTGTTAGAGAATGGGGAGGATGCCTTGCTTTACGTAGGAAATACTGTGAATCCAGATATTCTCCAGCAGTTATTTGGGGTTTCAACTGCAGATGTGATTCCTACACAG TTGATACTGCAGCAATATGACAATAATCCTTCAAGGAGATTAAACAATTTAGTCAACGCAATAAGACGTCAGAGATGTTCATATCTCCG TTTACGGCTTTGCAGAAAAGGTGATCCAACAG gaatgcttttcttttcttacatgGTGGAGGACAAGGCTGCCAGTCCCGGCAGTCGTTCATATATCGAGTTTCTTGTGCATGTCCAccatcaaatccaaaataaaatgacatAA